The following DNA comes from Methanosarcina vacuolata Z-761.
CGATAGTGCTTTTGCCAACCAGTATGCAAGCAATGCCGGGCTGGTAATTCTTGGAGCCTTTAACCTTGATAAGGCTTCAATAGCTGTTGCTTCAGCCCTCGTAGCCCGGGGTAGAAAAGAGTTCATTTCCGATGAACCTATGGAGCTTATAAAAAAGGAAATCCGAGCAGTAACGTCCGGAAGTGCCGTAGCTGTAAATGTCAGGAGTACTACACTTGAACCCCTCATTGAAGCTGCAAAAATTGTCAAAGAAGAAGGAGCAATCCTTGAGTTAAACGCTCACTGCAGACAGCCCGAAATGCTCGAAGCCGGACTGGGAGAAGCTCTTCTCCACGACATTCCAAGGCTTTCGGCGTGGATCAAGGCAATAAAAGAAACCGGAGTTGTGCTTTCAGTAAAAGTAAGGGCAAACGTGGTTAATGATATCGAACTTGCAAGGATTATCGATAAGGCAGGTGCGGATATCATACACGTTGATGCCGAAATGGAAGGTTTCGGTACCGACCTTGATGCAATCCTTAATTACAGGGACGCTACAAGGCTCTTCCTTATCGGAAACAATTCGGTCAAGGACTTTGAGGCAGCAAAGGAGATGTTTACCCGAGGAGCCGATATGGTCTCCGCTGCCAGGGGAGTCCTTGAAAATTCCGGACTTATACAGGAACTGGTGGAAAACGTTACCTCTTACCAGCAGTCAATAGGCTGGTATAATGCTCCTAAGCACGTTTGCAGCGAAGGGGACTTCAGGGGACTGGCTTTCTGCTGCCTGCCTGTAAAACCCTGTCCTGTACATGAAAAGTTCCAAAAACTGGGATATACGGCAGAGGAGTTTGCCAGGACAAAGTTTGACTTTGCGAAAGGCACAATGCTTGAATACGGAGAGGACACGTGCTTTGGAAGCCTTGTATGGTGTTGTAAAATCACCAAACCCTGCTGGATCAGAGACGGAGTGTTAAACACAATTGGGCTCTCTGATTCAGAATACATGAAGCTTAAAAAGCAACTGGCAGATTACGTACTGGATCATGCCAGAATTCCGGTAAATGAATCCCATTAATACTGGTTTTACCTGCCAGATACCTGGACTGGCAGAAAACACACATATTTCAAATCTTATTGCCCGTTGTGCCCAGCTAGCTATGCTACTTGAGGTATCAGCCTCTCCAAAGCCAGGAAACGTCGATAGGGAGCATAACTATCCGGATACCTGCTTTGAGCATTTTGTAGCGTCTTCGGTAAGTGTTTACCCTGTTCTCGAACTGGCTGCAAGAAGCAGGAATGGTATAGGTGCACTTATCAGAAGTGCTGTTTGCGAAAGTTCTGCCTGGCAAAAAGGAGGGAATACTCATTTCGGCGCCTTTCTGCTACTTATCCCTCTTTCAATGGCTGCAGGCAAACTCTGGAATTCCTGCGAAAAAACCCCTAAGCTCTTACCAGACGAATTCGAAGTCCTTGCTGCACATGCACATGCATTTGTTCAGGCAACAGATAGTGAGGACGCTGTCGAGTTCTACAGAGCTTTTGAAGTTGCAGGGGTCAGAGTTAACAGTGTGGATGAGTTCAGCCTTGGAGACCCGGAGTCAACATCTGAATTAAAGGCCCAGGAAGTCACCCTTTACGAGCTTATGGATATCGCCAGGGGATATGACCTGATTGCAAATGAATGGGTTACGGGCTTCGGACGCTGCCTTGAGGGAGCAAAAAGCATAACTGATTTCATGCAGGCTCAAAATCCTGGAGCCGAGAATTCAGTTTCGAACTGTTCAGGCACAGGTATCAACGAAGCTATAGTATATACCTTCCTGAAACTGCTGTCCCGGCACAGGGATACTTTCATTGAGACCAAATTCGATAAAGATACTGCGGATTATGTTTCATTCAGGGCAGGCGAGATTCTCTCGGCCTGGGAGGAGGCTTCAGGTAATGCTGAAGCTTCAGGTAATACCACCAGAGACTTTGCAGCTCTGCTCCCTGCTGTACAGGAGTTTGACTCCGAACTTCTCAATAAAAGAATCAACCCGGGTTCAACAGCCGATATCATTATAGCCGGGCTTTTTATTGCCCTTCTGGGGGGCCTGCGCTTTTGACCGGATTTTTTACTGAACGCAGAAAAAAAAGAAGCGAATCTTCATCTGTTGACTCTGTCGATTTATATTCCTTTGGGATCAAAGAAGGCATTTCCGAAACAATTATTAGCACCGGTCTGGAATCCCCCAATGCTGCCCCCATCGGAATAATCGTAAAAAACGGAAGGACTTTTGTCCGGCTTTTCAAAGGTACCCACACCTGGGAAAATGTTTCTAAAGAAAAGCACCTTGCCGCAAACATAGTGTACGATCCCTTACTTTTTGTGCGTTCAACTTTTTTCGATCTTGAGCCATCTGAATTTGACCACGTGTCTGTCCACGGGATCAGTATTCCTATCCTGAAAACAGCTTTAGCCTGGGTCGTTTTCGAATGTACTGATCTTAATGATACAGATCATGCTCTTGTGGCCGACCTTATTCCTGTAAAAGCAGGTTTCAATGAAGCTAACTGGAAATGCCTGCCCGTACCTAACAGGGGATTCAACGCAGTGCTTGAGGCTACTGTCCATGCGACCCGCTACCAGCTTACAGGAGAAGAAAAATATCTTGAGCTAATCCGTCACTATGAATCACTGGCTTCCAAATGTGGGGGAGAAAATGAGAAAAAAGCTATGAAGTTGCTTTATGAGGTACTGGGACTGTGAATCCTTTTTGCGGTTGCCAGCTCCTCAGATAAAATCCTCAAATAAAATTTATGCCTTCTTGTCTACAGTTAAAGTTTGTGACTTCTCATTTTTATTATCCGGAATCTTTTTTTAGAAAATTATATTATCCACCTCTGGCATGACTTATTTCCATGAGCTTTCAGAGAATTGCGTGGGGCATTACAGGTGCCGGGCATTTCCTGGACCGCAGTTATCAGGTCTTTAAGGAAATCAAGCTCAGAAACCCTGAAGTTTCCGTAAACACGTTTGTTTCCAGGGCTGGAGAAGAGGTACTGCGCATGTACGGGCTTGAGCAAAACCTTGTTCAAATCTCCGGCGGGGACTACCTCGAAGAAATCTTCCGGGAAAGCGAGCAGGGTTCGAGTTCTCCTAAGGTCGGACGCTTCGGTCTTGACCGATATGATGTCCTATTTGTCACGCCTGCAACCTCAAATACGGTTTCGAAAATCGCTTATGGGATTGCGGATTCCCTTGTTACCAATGCCGTTGCCCAGGCTGTAAAAGGAAGAGTACTTGTTTATATCGTGCCTGTAGATATTGAAGGTTCAATCATATCCGAAATGCCCTATAATATTGACAGAAAACAGTGTAAGCATTGCGAGGACTGCCCTCCAAGAGAAAACTGCCCTCAGGGTGCAATTACTGAAAAAAACGGTCTAACAGACCAGATCGATCTTCTGAAGTGCAAAGGCTGCGGAATCTGCAAGGAACTCTGCCCCTATAAAGCCATCAAAGGCGGGCCTGTGGAAGTCCTTGTCCGGGATGTGGATATGCACAACGTTGAGATTGTAAAAAGCTTGCAGGGGATTACCGTGCTTGAAAGCCCTGAAAAAATTCTGGATTTCTTTTGAATTTTTATCAAGACTTTTCAAACAAGCCTTTTCAAAAAATGCTTGAGAGCAAACCTTTTGGAAAAAAGTTTGATCGAAAAACTACCAAAGCAGCGTTTTAATTTGCGTTCAAAGATGAGTGATTTTACGTTATCCTGCGGCTTTATCTGTGTATGCCTAACAAAAGAATAATCCTACCAATAATGATTCCATTACGATGGCAGAACATTAAGATGGCAGAACATTAAGATGGCAAAATATTAAGATACTCATCGTAAGCGATTATTTCTTCAAGAGATTTCCTTTGTCTGGCAGCAGGCGATTCGGCTGGGACCCCCACGGTCAGTAAAGCTACAACTTTTTTGTCCTGAGGAATCTTGAGTAGTTTTTTGACTTCGTCTTCGTTGAAAGCGCCAATCCAGCAGGTGCCCAGCCCTAGCTCGACAGCCTCCAGGACAATATGCTCAAGGGCAATGGCAAGGTCGACCTGGTGCCATTTTTGGGAGGGATCTCCAACGCCTGCAATGATGTTTGAGGCGGTACCCACGAATGACTGATTATTGCAAGCAGCAACAAGCTGTTTTTTGACTTCCTCACCCCCGACAACAATAAATTTCCAGTTCTGCCTGTTTGCAGCCGACGGTGCAAGCCTTGCAGCCTCAAGCAGTTTCTCTAGCTTATCCTTTGGTATGCGCTCGTCTTTGTAAGTCCTTATGCTTCTCCGATCCTTAATTGTGTCAAATACACCCATATTAGTCTCACCTGCGGTTAGAAGGTAATTGGTTATTTCTATAATATCACTGTAACTCTTATAAAGGATAATATGCAGCTCGTATAAAGGGTAATATGCAGCTTTACTTTTATAGCTGCATTTTCATGAACAAATGCAGGCTGAGAGGGTATCTTTGTAAAAACTGTTTAAATAGTTACTTCCCAGGGTTCCTTCTTTTTCTTACATCATCTTGCTTCCCTATTCTATCTACTGCTCTCTCTAATTCCCGTACCTTTTTAGCATCCCGTATCCATAGATTATCGTTGTCAGTCTTTGCGGTCAGAAGTATCAAACCCCATATCAAAGCAACAAATGCAAAAATAAGGAGATAAATACCCGATTCGTTTACATCTATAGCTCCCAGTGAATGTAGGATCAACAGTATTGCAGAGGCAAATAACAGGGAAACTCTGTATAAAAAAGGCCTGATATCCCTCTTTCCTTCGATTTTGTTGCCTGTGTAAATACTACCTTTTAACTCACGGGTTCCAAATGGAAATAACCAATTGATTCCTGAAATCGTACAGGAATCTTCGAGTAAATGTAAAAATTGGCCAGATATCAAACCTAAAAATAAGAAACCTATAAGAGTAGCATTTATTCCATGGAAAATAAAATAGCCGATTATTGCTGTCAACAAAGTGAGTACAAAGGAGCTTATGAATACTCCTATAGGCGAATGCATTATGCCTCTATGCTGCTTCTCTACAACGTATTGAAGATTCATCTTTTCTTTTAAGTTAAAGAAACTGAAAGAAAAAACTATCAGCTTGTGAAGAGGAACCATAATGTCATAAATTATTTTGAAATCATAGTGTAACTTGGGCTTTTCGTCACTGTCTGCATCAGGTATCAGCGAGCCTATGACAGTAGCCGCAAGTAAACAGAAGGCGTATACAGGGTGGGAGTTCTCTGAAAATATCAGAGGAATCGTAAATGGAAATATCGTTCCAAGTGTTATAGAAACGTGATCTTTCCCCAACATATAAAAAATACAGGTCTAAATCTATATTAATTTATTTTATATGATATTTGAAAAAAATCCCAAATGAATATTCATAGATAGAAAAATTCCCCGTGAACTCAGAATGGAATTCTCATTCTTCAGGCGAAGTTTTAAGCATATTTACGACTCATATTTATCGCAGCTTACATATCTGATAAAGCTCTTTTCCTGGAGTACTTCAGGATAAAGCTGCTTTCTCATTTCATTTTTCAGGAGAAGGGCCAGAAATAAGTTTGAGATAGGGGATTTAATATGACGTCAAAATTGATGGACTACTTTAACAAACAACCGAGAATTGGGGTTCTCAGCACATCGAGTAAAGACGGGAAGGTAGATTCGGCTGTCTTCGGCTCACCTCAGATGATCGATGAAAAGACCGTTGTGGTTGCAACTGGTAAGAACCGCACGTTCTCAAACCTTCAGGAAAACCCTTACGCAATGTTCCTGATTATGGAACCGGGAGAAGATATTATGGCATGGAAAGGGATCAGGGTCTATCTGAAGCTGAAGGAATCTGCAACGTCGGGGGAGATGCTTGATATGATCAAAAGCCAGATCGCAAAAATAGCCGGCGAGGAGGCGGCAAAGATGATATACGCAACTGCCACCTTTGAGATTATTGAGATGAGACCTATCGTTGATATGGGACAGGGCTGGGAAAAATCAATCTGAGTTCTCAAAGTTGTAGGCATCAAAATCGGAAATCAAAACCAAAGTTGTGGTGACGCACCCGGCTGTAAGTAGAGATATCGCGCTGCTGCTCCGGTTAAAGTGGCTATTCAAAATCAAGAATTTTTATATCCGACATTTTTCTTTTTTCCAATCGCTATCTTTTCCAAATATGCAAGTTTAACTTTGCTGCCCAGCGGTTCCCGCCTGAACTCCTGATACCCGGTTTATGATTAAGAACTGATATCCATCCCGTGCTTGAGAACAGTTGAAAATACTCATACCAGGTAGGAGGACTCGTTTTGTATTCAATACCTTTCATTCTTTATTCCTGTAACATTTACTTTAACAACTGGAAACACAATCAACATAAAAGAAATATATTCTTTTCTTTTATATTTGTAAATTTGTTTTTATTGAATGTCTTTAACTTATTAGTTACAAGTTTTAGTCATAGACTCATTAATAGAGTATCGAAGTTCTTGATGGGATGTACATTAGCAGAATAAAAAGTTTTAAACATAATTAAGACGATTATTGATACAGTCTGCTGATTAATTATATTTTTTTATGACAATATTTTGTGACCAGGCAGCTTCGCAAACTCAACTCTTAAAGGAAAGAAAGCTAAAACAGGCTATAAGAGGAGGTTTAGATATGGCATCAAAATTGATGGACTATTTTAACAAGCAACCGAGAACTGGAGTTCTCAGCACAGCGAGTAAAGATGGAAAGGTAGATTCAGCTCTTTTCGGCTCACCCAATATGATTGATGAAAAGACCGTTGTAATTGCAACAGGTAAGAACCGCACGTTTTCAAACCTTCAGGAAAACCCTTATGCGATATACATGATAATGGAACAAGATACGGACTGGAAAGGGATCAGGGTTTATCTGAAGCTGAAGGAATCTGCAACGTCAGGGGAGATGCTTGATACGATTAAAAGCCAGATCGCAAAAATGGCCGGGGAGGAGGCCGCCCAGATGATGTATGCAACGGTTACCTTCGAGATCACTGAGCTGAGACCTATCGTTGATATGGGACAGGGCTGGGAGAACTCGATCTGAGTATTCAGAAGTGATGTGAATCAAAATAAAAAATTAAAAAATCGGAATAAAAAGATCAAAAGAAAAAATGACCGGCTAAAACCTTAAAATGGAGATTAACTCAGGTTTTTAGATTATGCCGGTCTTTTCCAGAAACCCTTCAAGAGGCACGGAGTGAGTCTGGAAGCCGCACACCTTGTAAGGGTCAGCGCCCATTGAAAGGGCTACGAACTGGGCAATGTTCATGTGCACCATATCATATTTTACGCCAAACTCCTTTTCGATAACCGGCTGGTAGCGGTCATACTGGATCTGGCAATTCGGGCACATGTGAAGCATAAGCTCTACGCCTGCTCTTTGAAGGCTGTCGAGTTTTGTCTTTGTCACCTGAAGCGAGGTACTTTTGTTAAGGTGAAGCTGGGAAAAGCCCATTCCACAGGTAAGAGTCCGGTCTTCGTACCAGCGCACAGGGTCGGCTCCGCAGGCTGCGGCTATGTTATCTATCAACTGGGGGTTTTCAGGGTTTCCGAGGACATCGAGATATTTAACTTTATAGTAATGGCAGGCGTGATGGGATGCAGTTTTAACCCCTGAGAAGTCGAATTTCTTCTGCTCCTGGATTTTATCCACCTTGCTTAAAAGAATCTCTACTGCATGGTAGAAGTTTGTCCTCGGATTCATATCGTCTTTTTCGTAAACAAGATTATCAAAGCCCTTTTCTCGGAAGATAGAGTTGATTTTTTCCCGGACTTCGGTATTGGTATTCAGGGTTTCACAGGCTTCCTTATTTATGGCATAACAGGTTGAACAGAGGCAGGTTATATTGGGATAGCCGCATCTTCTTGCAACTGCAAAATTTCGGGCCGCAATGGCTGCTGTTGTCAGTCCTTCAAATATATCAGTATAATGGCCTATTCCTGTGCAACATGACTGCTCATCATTTATACAGTAATCTACTCCAAGCCTGTCAAAGACATAACAAGTGGAGGTTTCCACTCCTGGGTACTCTTGCCCGACCATGCAGCTTTTAAATAATAAAAGCTGGCTGTCCGGGATATCTTTTATCGCTTTCAAAGCCGAAATCTCCGCTTCTGTTTTCTCTCTTGATGCACTGGTTCTCCAGGAGCTGATGCAAAAGTTTTTCCTGTATTTTTGCTTTGATCCATTTTTCCCTTTCAAAATAGCCTGTGGCCTCAAGAATAGACTGAACTTCCCCATGGGTGTTCCTGACATCCTTTGAACTCAACCCCAGTTCAGTCCGGATTGACTCAAGATCCTTTTTGAAACTGATCCAGCGTTCTCCGAGGTCTCTTTCCATATTTTTAACTCCAGCCCCCGGGACCTTGCTAGCTCCGTTTTCTGCAAGATATTCTCCGATCTCAAGGAAGTAGGCCAGCTTTTCAACTCCGATACCCTCGTTAATAGCCATCTGCCTGAGTACCTGTACGATTGTTACAGGGCTATTATTTCTGGGACAGCGCACATTGCAGGAATAACAGTAGAAGCAGGACCAGATCATTTCAGACTCAAGCACACTGCGGTCATTTTCCAGCACTTTTTTTATAATCTGGCGCGGGCTGTAATCCGTAAAGCGGGCTGCAGGACAGGAAGCTGTGCAGGCTCCGCACTGGATGCAGCGGTCAAGCCCCAGAGAAACAGGTGTCCGGATGCTTTTCTTTGCGGTTTCTGCAAGGGTTTTACATTCCGGGGTATCGTATTCGTTTACATATGGAATCATTTGATCATCTCTCCTTCCTTGGCAAGGCTGGTAAAAGTGCCTGCAAGCCCTCTTGTGTTTGGAACATAAGCTTTTTTGAAATAGAGCCGGTTTCCTGAATCTCCAAGTTCTTTCTTCAATTTCTCGAAATGGCTGACAGTTAGAGGATATATAATCTCAGCTTTTGGGCTGTCTGGAGGGTCCTCTATAAAAAGGACAGCCGATACCCCGTTTTTGAAGGCGTGAAGTAACAGGTCTTTATCAACCACGAGGTTTGTGGGTACTTTGATTAACTTGACATTTGAAGGATAGGTCAGTGCACTATTTCCTATATTGTCGCAGGTTAAGGACGCGATCCCGCTGTTTACAAAGCCCAGCAGGTCTCCTTCTTTGGCTACCCCTTCAACTTCGGCTTTTAGCTGGCTTTTTGTAAAGCCTTCAATCTGAATAGCTCCGTTCTGACAGAGTTCAGTACAGTATCCGCACCCTGTACAGACAAGCGGGTCTACGATAATCTTTCCATTCTCATTCAAGGAAAAAGCCTCGAACGGGCACTTGAGACATTCCTTACACTGATTACAGAGAAGCTGGTTGATAGTTGGAATTTCGTTTACCAGGGCTTTTGGGCTGTCGGCAATAAAGGCCCTTGCTCTTACAGATGCAAGTCCTGCCTGGGAAATAGTATCTGTAACATCCTTAGGGCTCTGGGCAGTGCCACAGACAAAGATCCCGTCCAGTGAGCTGTCTACAGGCCTCAGTTTCGAGTGCCTTTCCTTGATAAAGCCGCTTTCATCCTGGCTGATATTCAGTATACTGGCAATTTTTCGGGTTCCCTTTGAAGGGACCATGGCCGCAGAGAGTACAACGAGATCAGCAGGCAGCTCTGTTATTTTCTGGTTAAGGGTATCTTCGAGTCTGACAAGAAGGCTTTTATCCGGTTTCTCGACAATTTCGGCAGGTCTTCCCCTTACAAATCTAACTCCCATATCCTGGACTGCGCGATAGTAGTTTTCGTAAAAGCCAAGAGCCCGCAAATCGACATAACAGATCGTGACCTCCGTACCTGGATATTTTTTCATTATCAGGTTAGAGTGTTTTAAGGCTGCCATGCAGCAATACCTTGAACAATAGCGGTTTCCACTTTCTTTTTCGTCCCTTGAGCCCACACACTGGATCATAACTATCCTTTTAGGAGTTCCCGGAACGTTCTCTGAAAAATTATCTGAAAAATTCTCTGAAGAATTCTCTGAGGAGATTTTACTACCGCAGGTGCCTGTTGAGCTGACAGCATCAGGGTCCAGGCTGAAATCAGAAGGCCTGACCAATCCACCTTTTGTAGGGCCATTAATCCCAAGCATTCTGGCAAGTTCCATTTGAGTCATAACATTTTTGAAAATTCCATACCCGTACTGGGGTTTCTGGGATGCGTCATACTCCTCAAACCCGGTAGCAACAATAACTGCACCTACATTGAGTTCAATGATCTCTTCCTTCTGTGAAAAGTCAATCGCTCCAGATTTACAGACCTCTGCACATTTTCCGCAAGTCTCGCCCTTGAATTGCAGACAGTGGTCAGGGTCTATGCAGTAGATTTTTGGAACGGATTGGGAAAAACGCAGGGAAATTGCCTTTTTGTCTATGTACCCGCAGTTGAACTCGTTTTCAACCAGGACCGGACAGATGCGGCTGCATCGGCCACAGCCTGTACAGTTATCATGTACGTATCTCGGTTTTTTCCTTAGCCTAACTGTGAAGTTGCCGGCACTTCCGCTTAAACGTTCCACCTCAGTCCAGGTTAAAAGGTTTATTTTCGGGTTAGCTACTACCTCATTCATCAGCGGGCTTAGCGAGCACATCGCACACTCTTCCGCAAGCTTGTCAGGAGAAAAAACTTTGCCGATTTTTGCCATATTTCCACCTATACTGGAATCTTTTTCGACCAGGTAAGTGGAAATTCCGTTATCTGCAAGGTTAACTGCCGCAGTTATCCCTGCAATTCCTCCACCAATAACGAGGGCCTGCGGAACGATATTTACTTTTAGTTCTTCAAGTGGCTCATGATTTTCCAGGCGGTTAATTTTTCCCCGAAGAAGTGAAAGAGCTTTTTCAGTCGCTCCGGCTTTGTCCGGATGCACCCAGGCACACTGCTCCCTTAGATTTGCGATTTCAAGCATTGCCCGATTTAAGCCTGCTTCCTGAATACACTTTTTAAAGAGAGTGCCGTGTTTGGAGGGTGTGCACGAACCTATTACTATCCGGTCAAGGTTCCCTTCCAAAATCTTATTTTTAATAAGTGTCTGTCCCTCTCTTGAACAGAGATACTCATAATCAAAGACCGGGACCCCTTCTGCCTTAAGGGTTTTCTTAAGTGAATTAATATCAATACGTTCGGAAATGTTCCCACTGCAATGGCAGATAAATACAGCGGTTTTGTCCAGGGC
Coding sequences within:
- a CDS encoding methanogenesis marker 9 domain-containing protein, translating into MSDCLFDLHIGYVRFKNPIALAPMAGTVDSAFANQYASNAGLVILGAFNLDKASIAVASALVARGRKEFISDEPMELIKKEIRAVTSGSAVAVNVRSTTLEPLIEAAKIVKEEGAILELNAHCRQPEMLEAGLGEALLHDIPRLSAWIKAIKETGVVLSVKVRANVVNDIELARIIDKAGADIIHVDAEMEGFGTDLDAILNYRDATRLFLIGNNSVKDFEAAKEMFTRGADMVSAARGVLENSGLIQELVENVTSYQQSIGWYNAPKHVCSEGDFRGLAFCCLPVKPCPVHEKFQKLGYTAEEFARTKFDFAKGTMLEYGEDTCFGSLVWCCKITKPCWIRDGVLNTIGLSDSEYMKLKKQLADYVLDHARIPVNESH
- a CDS encoding triphosphoribosyl-dephospho-CoA synthase; amino-acid sequence: MNPINTGFTCQIPGLAENTHISNLIARCAQLAMLLEVSASPKPGNVDREHNYPDTCFEHFVASSVSVYPVLELAARSRNGIGALIRSAVCESSAWQKGGNTHFGAFLLLIPLSMAAGKLWNSCEKTPKLLPDEFEVLAAHAHAFVQATDSEDAVEFYRAFEVAGVRVNSVDEFSLGDPESTSELKAQEVTLYELMDIARGYDLIANEWVTGFGRCLEGAKSITDFMQAQNPGAENSVSNCSGTGINEAIVYTFLKLLSRHRDTFIETKFDKDTADYVSFRAGEILSAWEEASGNAEASGNTTRDFAALLPAVQEFDSELLNKRINPGSTADIIIAGLFIALLGGLRF
- a CDS encoding DUF447 domain-containing protein; the protein is MTGFFTERRKKRSESSSVDSVDLYSFGIKEGISETIISTGLESPNAAPIGIIVKNGRTFVRLFKGTHTWENVSKEKHLAANIVYDPLLFVRSTFFDLEPSEFDHVSVHGISIPILKTALAWVVFECTDLNDTDHALVADLIPVKAGFNEANWKCLPVPNRGFNAVLEATVHATRYQLTGEEKYLELIRHYESLASKCGGENEKKAMKLLYEVLGL
- a CDS encoding dihydromethanopterin reductase (acceptor), with amino-acid sequence MSFQRIAWGITGAGHFLDRSYQVFKEIKLRNPEVSVNTFVSRAGEEVLRMYGLEQNLVQISGGDYLEEIFRESEQGSSSPKVGRFGLDRYDVLFVTPATSNTVSKIAYGIADSLVTNAVAQAVKGRVLVYIVPVDIEGSIISEMPYNIDRKQCKHCEDCPPRENCPQGAITEKNGLTDQIDLLKCKGCGICKELCPYKAIKGGPVEVLVRDVDMHNVEIVKSLQGITVLESPEKILDFF
- a CDS encoding nitroreductase family protein, with protein sequence MGVFDTIKDRRSIRTYKDERIPKDKLEKLLEAARLAPSAANRQNWKFIVVGGEEVKKQLVAACNNQSFVGTASNIIAGVGDPSQKWHQVDLAIALEHIVLEAVELGLGTCWIGAFNEDEVKKLLKIPQDKKVVALLTVGVPAESPAARQRKSLEEIIAYDEYLNILPS
- a CDS encoding metal-dependent hydrolase — its product is MLGKDHVSITLGTIFPFTIPLIFSENSHPVYAFCLLAATVIGSLIPDADSDEKPKLHYDFKIIYDIMVPLHKLIVFSFSFFNLKEKMNLQYVVEKQHRGIMHSPIGVFISSFVLTLLTAIIGYFIFHGINATLIGFLFLGLISGQFLHLLEDSCTISGINWLFPFGTRELKGSIYTGNKIEGKRDIRPFLYRVSLLFASAILLILHSLGAIDVNESGIYLLIFAFVALIWGLILLTAKTDNDNLWIRDAKKVRELERAVDRIGKQDDVRKRRNPGK
- a CDS encoding pyridoxamine 5'-phosphate oxidase family protein, with the translated sequence MTSKLMDYFNKQPRIGVLSTSSKDGKVDSAVFGSPQMIDEKTVVVATGKNRTFSNLQENPYAMFLIMEPGEDIMAWKGIRVYLKLKESATSGEMLDMIKSQIAKIAGEEAAKMIYATATFEIIEMRPIVDMGQGWEKSI
- a CDS encoding pyridoxamine 5'-phosphate oxidase family protein, encoding MASKLMDYFNKQPRTGVLSTASKDGKVDSALFGSPNMIDEKTVVIATGKNRTFSNLQENPYAIYMIMEQDTDWKGIRVYLKLKESATSGEMLDTIKSQIAKMAGEEAAQMMYATVTFEITELRPIVDMGQGWENSI
- the hdrB gene encoding ferredoxin:CoB-CoM heterodisulfide reductase subunit HdrB, yielding MKAIKDIPDSQLLLFKSCMVGQEYPGVETSTCYVFDRLGVDYCINDEQSCCTGIGHYTDIFEGLTTAAIAARNFAVARRCGYPNITCLCSTCYAINKEACETLNTNTEVREKINSIFREKGFDNLVYEKDDMNPRTNFYHAVEILLSKVDKIQEQKKFDFSGVKTASHHACHYYKVKYLDVLGNPENPQLIDNIAAACGADPVRWYEDRTLTCGMGFSQLHLNKSTSLQVTKTKLDSLQRAGVELMLHMCPNCQIQYDRYQPVIEKEFGVKYDMVHMNIAQFVALSMGADPYKVCGFQTHSVPLEGFLEKTGII
- the hdrC gene encoding ferredoxin:CoB-CoM heterodisulfide reductase subunit HdrC; amino-acid sequence: MIPYVNEYDTPECKTLAETAKKSIRTPVSLGLDRCIQCGACTASCPAARFTDYSPRQIIKKVLENDRSVLESEMIWSCFYCYSCNVRCPRNNSPVTIVQVLRQMAINEGIGVEKLAYFLEIGEYLAENGASKVPGAGVKNMERDLGERWISFKKDLESIRTELGLSSKDVRNTHGEVQSILEATGYFEREKWIKAKIQEKLLHQLLENQCIKRENRSGDFGFESDKRYPGQPAFII
- the hdrA gene encoding ferredoxin:CoB-CoM heterodisulfide reductase subunit HdrA encodes the protein MNAALDKTAVFICHCSGNISERIDINSLKKTLKAEGVPVFDYEYLCSREGQTLIKNKILEGNLDRIVIGSCTPSKHGTLFKKCIQEAGLNRAMLEIANLREQCAWVHPDKAGATEKALSLLRGKINRLENHEPLEELKVNIVPQALVIGGGIAGITAAVNLADNGISTYLVEKDSSIGGNMAKIGKVFSPDKLAEECAMCSLSPLMNEVVANPKINLLTWTEVERLSGSAGNFTVRLRKKPRYVHDNCTGCGRCSRICPVLVENEFNCGYIDKKAISLRFSQSVPKIYCIDPDHCLQFKGETCGKCAEVCKSGAIDFSQKEEIIELNVGAVIVATGFEEYDASQKPQYGYGIFKNVMTQMELARMLGINGPTKGGLVRPSDFSLDPDAVSSTGTCGSKISSENSSENFSDNFSENVPGTPKRIVMIQCVGSRDEKESGNRYCSRYCCMAALKHSNLIMKKYPGTEVTICYVDLRALGFYENYYRAVQDMGVRFVRGRPAEIVEKPDKSLLVRLEDTLNQKITELPADLVVLSAAMVPSKGTRKIASILNISQDESGFIKERHSKLRPVDSSLDGIFVCGTAQSPKDVTDTISQAGLASVRARAFIADSPKALVNEIPTINQLLCNQCKECLKCPFEAFSLNENGKIIVDPLVCTGCGYCTELCQNGAIQIEGFTKSQLKAEVEGVAKEGDLLGFVNSGIASLTCDNIGNSALTYPSNVKLIKVPTNLVVDKDLLLHAFKNGVSAVLFIEDPPDSPKAEIIYPLTVSHFEKLKKELGDSGNRLYFKKAYVPNTRGLAGTFTSLAKEGEMIK